A genomic stretch from Hemicordylus capensis ecotype Gifberg chromosome 5, rHemCap1.1.pri, whole genome shotgun sequence includes:
- the PRPF18 gene encoding pre-mRNA-splicing factor 18 isoform X5 → MDVLKAEIERKRKLMEEKELVGGNKKYFKRSELAKKEEEAYFERCGYKPVNEKPPGEVQQEEEEEEKTITSSNPVLELELAEEKLPMTLSRQEVIRRLRERGEPIRLFGETDYDAFQRLRKIEILAPEVNKGLRNDLKAALDKIDQQYLNEIVGGQEQGEDDTQNDLKVHEENTTIEELEVLKCYFTSIMALGESLGQGDDHKDMDIITKFLKFLLGVWAKELNAREDYVKRGVQGKLNSATQKQTESYLRPLFRKLRKRTIPADIKESITDIIKFMLQREYVKKC, encoded by the exons ATGGATGTGCTCAAGGCGGAGATCGAACGGAAGCGAAAGTTGATGGAAGAGAAGGAGCTGGTGGGG GGAAATAAAAAATACTTTAAGCGCAGTGAGCTAGCaaagaaggaggaagaagcatATTTTGAAAGATGTGGTTACAAG CCTGTAAACGAGAAGCCACCCGGAGAG GTGcaacaggaagaagaagaggaagagaagacaATAACTTCATCAAATCCAGTGTTGGAACTAGAGTTGGCAGAGGAGAAGTTGCCTATGACACTTTCTAGACAAGAG GTCATTAGGAGACTGAGGGAACGGGGTGAGCCTATCAGACTATTTGGAGAAACGgattatgatgcctttcagcggtTGCGGAAGATAGAAATTTTGGCGCCCGAAGTTAACAAG GGCTTGAGGAACGACCTGAAGGCTGCTTTGGATAAGATTGACCAGCAGTATCTGAATGAAATTGTTGGTGGCCAGGAACAGGGAGAAGATGACACACAGAATGATCTCAAAGTCCATGAAGAGAACACAACTATTGAGGAACTGGAGGTATTGAAGTGCTATTTCACTTCAATTATG GCATTGGGCGAATCATTAGGACAAGGTGATGATCATAAAGACATGGATATCATAACCAAATTTTTGAAG tttctccttggcgTCTGGGCTAAGGAGTTGAATGCTAGAGAAGATTATGTGAAACGTGGTGTCCAGGGAAAGCTGAACAGTGCCACACAGAAGCAAACAGAATCATATCTAAGACCTCTGTTTCGAAAACTTCGGAAAAGG